One window of the Deferribacterota bacterium genome contains the following:
- a CDS encoding rod-binding protein — MDVNMVSNNLDNIVNNRQDTIDRLQNLDKKSGLSYKELKKLKKACADFEAIFYHMIFKSARESISDDGFIKQNRAEKIFTDMLDNEVAKQTAYRSSNGIKDMLFNYFTDAMNLDINSSDIKIDVKA; from the coding sequence ATGGATGTAAATATGGTTTCTAATAATTTAGATAATATAGTAAATAATAGGCAAGATACAATTGATAGGCTTCAAAATTTAGATAAAAAGAGTGGTTTATCCTATAAAGAATTAAAAAAGTTAAAAAAGGCATGTGCTGATTTTGAGGCTATATTTTACCATATGATCTTTAAGAGCGCTAGAGAATCAATATCAGACGATGGATTTATAAAACAAAATAGAGCAGAGAAAATTTTTACAGATATGTTAGATAATGAAGTTGCAAAACAAACTGCTTATAGAAGTAGTAACGGGATTAAAGATATGCTTTTTAATTATTTTACCGATGCTATGAATTTAGATATTAATAGTAGCGATATAAAAATTGATGTTAAGGCGTAG